One Osmerus eperlanus chromosome 16, fOsmEpe2.1, whole genome shotgun sequence DNA segment encodes these proteins:
- the LOC134036439 gene encoding E3 ubiquitin-protein ligase TRIM41-like: protein MEVLEDELICAVCRDIFVEPLTLPCGHNYCESCVNQLKRASDREDEFASLIQHYTCPLCLAPCDTKINLKKNVVLYNIIEKYHTSRASCIDCSVCKGEQRLAAEKSCVNCNESYCTIHIMPHYENSTLLQHVLVNPIGDTCRLCIEHGKELELFCETDSTPLCVYCMLPSEAKHGDGHSVVKLADSLNILRRKCQVQLEGITQSLSEVKDGLTKMDEEASHSEGSLLSQQRQYTDFLSRVKLFLDFEENAWQKRFSVDLVQTRRSRKHRSEKLKRLEQRLSQTQRTLLEAQNIRDPLVLLQLLQNADWADLFERSTCSSQIQELRTWSTLQPVPSAITPLFKTLHNVFPGDHIFFHQPSAHPRLKFSPDNTAVWMTEEQEEDHARFPNRPFCVLGRTVLSKGVHHWEVEVNGLSSWAVGIAYLGPQQSTVQKQLGRDSNSWSLSYNQSKQQFCSQHDWLTFAFTAAEKPSQIGIFLDIDSGILCFYDAVRWVTLYTFYCRLDQPSEQLLYPAFCPRLMEDESPVSTHTMRVLH from the exons ATGGAGGTTCTTGAGGATGAGCTTATTTGCGCTGTTTGTCGTGACATTTTTGTGGAGCCTTTGACTTTGCCGTGTGGCCATAATTATTGCGAGAGTTGCGTTAACCAGTTAAAGAGAGCCTCGGACAGAGAAGACGAATTTGCAAGCCTAATTCAACATTATACCTGCCCACTTTGCCTGGCACCATGCGACACAAAGATAAACTTAAAGAAAAACGTTGTACTTTACAACATAATTGAAAAGTATCATACAAGTCGTGCAAGCTGTATCGACTGCTCTGTTTGCAAAGGAGAGCAGAGGCTGGCCGCAGAAAAGAGTTGTGTCAATTGCAATGAGTCATATTGCACTATCCACATAATGCCACACTATGAGAACTCAACACTTCTCCAACATGTACTTGTGAATCCAATTGGCGACACATGTAGGCTCTGTATAGAGCACGGGAAAGAGCTGGAATTGTTCTGTGAGACCGACTCTACACCTTTATGTGTGTACTGCATGCTACCATCCGAAGCCAAGCACGGGGACGGACACAGCGTCGTGAAGTTGGCAGACTCATTGAACATTCTGAGG AGGAAATGTCAGGTCCAACTTGAGGGTATTACGCAGAGCTTGTCAGAAGTCAAAGATGGTCTGACAAAGATGGACGAAGAAGCTTCACACTCTGAA GGCAGCCTGCTAAGCCAGCAGAGACAGTACACAGACTTCCTGAGTAGAGTGAAGCTTTTCCTGGACTTTGAGGAGAACGCCTGGCAGAAGAGGTTTTCTGTAGACTTGGTGCAGACCAGACGGAGTAGGAAGCACAGGTCAGAGAAGCTGAAGAGACTCGAGCAGAGACTGAGCCAGACACAGCGGACTCTTCTGGAAGCACAGAACATTCGTGACCCTCTAGTGCTGCTCCAG CTGTTGCAGAATGCAGATTG GGCTGACCTGTTTGAAAGAAGCACATGTTCCAGTCAAATCCAGGAGTTAAGAACATGGAGTACCCTTCAACCTGTTCCCTCTGCCATCACCCCACTGTTCAAAACCCTGCACAATGTATTCCCAG GAGATCATATCTTCTTCCACCAACCAAGTGCCCACCCCAGATTAAAGTTCAGCCCTGACAACACTGCTGTCTGGATGACTGAGGAGCAAGAAGAAGATCACGCCAGATTCCCAAACCGTCCTTTCTGTGTTCTGGGTCGCACAGTGTTGTCAAAGGGTGTGCACCACTGGGAGGTAGAGGTGAATGGCCTGTCCTCTTGGGCTGTAGGTATTGCCTACCTCGGCCCTCAGCAAAGCACCGTGCAGAAGCAGCTAGGCAGGGACAGCAACTCCTGGAGTCTGAGTTACAACCAGAGCAAGCAGCAGTTCTGCTCCCAGCATGACTGGCTGACTTTCGCCTTCACAGCTGCAGAGAAGCCTAGTCAAATTGGCATCTTTCTGGATATTGACAGTGGCATACTGTGTTTCTATGATGCGGTGAGGTGGGTGACTTTATACACTTTCTACTGCAGGCTGGACCAGCCCAGTGAACAACTCCTCTACCCAGCCTTTTGTCCCAGGTTGATGGAGGACGAATCTCCAGTGTCCACTCATACTATGAGGGTTCTGCACTGA
- the LOC134036437 gene encoding protein BCAP-like isoform X3, with the protein MSPEDLFQKLSQASPLGMNLTQTCEDMEGSPEPGRGSSRISSNRHYSPEMEANSFGDFASTGKSPLLKALIDVEAAANAAAIQLMSFKETLDNESEGSRHSLSDSRRTSRQRNLLLDKLEVFKRINKSVRQQLKELQESEANRLESDRHTDILLEKLTEAECENQHLKRDLNDKERRVEELMDMRNKEMDYFHNIVHMTKSVETTRAHLQSQLRSKEAENNRLTVQLRGLERSLMTQKLEAEDLRREITTLSGKAGQEKEALKKATRAQKHRAEKFEAAVDKCYSQLREKDVQLLEAGAERDTWRRQLEQSADDREHLEGQIDLLKCKIADMTEKLQKEREEFTAGNEILLQKVENLNTENGNHSLDNATLKASVSALEQQLACSEATVEEQNDVLQKRKEQAEQYQSQVSALQEEVADLRMKCNSLLRETENIREGKEAEIKKMECQRDNLASSLEMKESLHKANSQLQEKVDYLQKRMDDMQQENQELLHKLIGQEEALQYSSRSLEQRSAECQALNRQLEATLADVRQQVIKVKEKAVSREGALQTKILELEAEKRRRENELKQLKINMQSAEKKFDVRLKDLQLSLDHSESHKRSIQNYVDFLKNSYATMFDEGLSPSGFGSTYFLK; encoded by the exons atGTCTCCGGAGGACCTCTTTCAAAAACTCTCTCAGGCTTCACCACTTGGGATGAATCTCACACAGACTTGCGAAGACATGGAAGGATCGCCAGAACCAGGTAGAGGTAGCAGCAGGATCAGCAGCAACAGACACTATAGCCCAGAGATGGAGGCTAACAG TTTTGGAGACTTTGCTTCTACAGGAAAGAGTCCCTTGCTCAAAGCGTTGATAGATGTTGAAGCAGCTGCCAATGCTGCAGCCATACAACTCATGTCATTCAAGGAGACTTTGGATAATGAAAGTGAA GGTTCTAGACATTCTTTGTCTGACAGCCGTAGGACATCGAGGCAAAGAAACCTTTTGCTGGACAAGTTGGAAGTTTTCAAACGGATAAATAAGTCTGTTCGACAGCAGTTAAAGGAACTTCAGGAATCAGAG GCTAATAGACTTGagtctgacagacacactgatATTTTGTTGGAGAAACTAACAGAGGCTGAATGTGAAAATCAG CACTTGAAAAGAGATCTAAACGACAAAGAAAGAAGAGTTGAGGAGCTTATGGATATGCGAAATAAAGAAATG GACTACTTTCATAACATAGTTCATATGACCAAGTCTGTAGAGACTACACGGGCACACCTGCAGAGCCAGCTCCGCAGCAAGGAAGCTGAAAACAACCGCCTGACAGTGCAACTTCGG GGGTTGGAGAGAAGTCTTATGACACAGAAGCTTGAGGCTGAGGATCTAAGAAGAGAGATCACCACTTTGTCCGGGAAGGCAGGGCAGGAGAAGGAAGCCCTGAAGAAGGCCACCCGTGCCCAGAAACACAGGGCGGAGAAGTTTGAAGCTGCTGTGGACAAATGCTACAGTCagctgagagagaag GATGTGCAGCTTTTGGAGGCTGGCGCAGAGAGGGACACATGGAGGAGACAGCTGGAGCAGAGTGCAGATGATAGAGAACATCTGGAAGGACAGATAGATCTGCTCAAATG CAAAATTGCAGACATGACTGAGAAGttgcaaaaagagagagaagaattcACCGCTGGAAATGAGATCCTGCTGCAGAAAGTGGAGAATCTCAACACTGAAAATGGAAACCACAGCCTTGATAATGCCACTCTAAAG GCCTCTGTTTCTGCTCTGGAGCAGCAGCTGGCCTGCTCTGAGGCAACTGTAGAAGAACAGAACGACGTCCTTCAGAAGAGGAAAGAGCAGGCGGAGCAATATCAAAGTCAG GTGTCAGCACTCCAGGAAGAGGTGGCTGACCTGAGGATGAAGTGTAATAGCCTcctcagagaaacagagaacatCCGAGAGGGAAAAGAAGCAGAGATCAAGAAG ATGGAATGTCAAAGGGACAACCTGGCATCGTCTTTGGAGATGAAAGAATCCCTTCATAAGGCAAACTCACAGTTGCAGGAGAAAGTAGATTATCTTCAAAA GAGGATGGATGATATGCAGCAGGAGAACCAAGAGCTGCTCCACAAACTGATTGGCCAGGAGGAGGCCctgcagtacagcagccgaaGTCTGGAACAGAGGTCTGCTGAGTGCCAGGCCCTCAACCGTCAGCTGGAGGCCACGCTGGCAGATGTCAGACAACAG GTCATCAAAGTAAAAGAGAAGGCGGTCTCTAGGGAGGGTGCACTTCAGACTAAGATCCTGGAACTGGAGGCTgaaaagagacggagagagaatgagttGAAGCAGCTTAAGATAAACATGCAGTCT gctgagaAAAAGTTTGATGTTCGTCTAAAGGACTTGCAGCTCAGCCTGGACCACTCAGAAAGTCACAAACGGAGCATTCAGAACTACGTGGATTTCCTTAAAAACTCCTACGCGACCATGTTTGACGAGGGGCTATCGCCATCTGGTTTTGGATCAACCTATTTTCTGAAGTGA
- the LOC134036437 gene encoding outer dense fiber protein 2-like isoform X1, whose product MSPEDLFQKLSQASPLGMNLTQTCEDMEGSPEPGRGSSRISSNRHYSPEMEANSFGDFASTGKSPLLKALIDVEAAANAAAIQLMSFKETLDNESEGSRHSLSDSRRTSRQRNLLLDKLEVFKRINKSVRQQLKELQESEANRLESDRHTDILLEKLTEAECENQHLKRDLNDKERRVEELMDMRNKEMDYFHNIVHMTKSVETTRAHLQSQLRSKEAENNRLTVQLRGLERSLMTQKLEAEDLRREITTLSGKAGQEKEALKKATRAQKHRAEKFEAAVDKCYSQLREKDVQLLEAGAERDTWRRQLEQSADDREHLEGQIDLLKCKIADMTEKLQKEREEFTAGNEILLQKVENLNTENGNHSLDNATLKASVSALEQQLACSEATVEEQNDVLQKRKEQAEQYQSQVSALQEEVADLRMKCNSLLRETENIREGKEAEIKKVRQQLEGRMMELEGYTESLRSAKHSLAESQESLRRSEERCADKSESIRQLKVKMECQRDNLASSLEMKESLHKANSQLQEKVDYLQKRMDDMQQENQELLHKLIGQEEALQYSSRSLEQRSAECQALNRQLEATLADVRQQVIKVKEKAVSREGALQTKILELEAEKRRRENELKQLKINMQSAEKKFDVRLKDLQLSLDHSESHKRSIQNYVDFLKNSYATMFDEGLSPSGFGSTYFLK is encoded by the exons atGTCTCCGGAGGACCTCTTTCAAAAACTCTCTCAGGCTTCACCACTTGGGATGAATCTCACACAGACTTGCGAAGACATGGAAGGATCGCCAGAACCAGGTAGAGGTAGCAGCAGGATCAGCAGCAACAGACACTATAGCCCAGAGATGGAGGCTAACAG TTTTGGAGACTTTGCTTCTACAGGAAAGAGTCCCTTGCTCAAAGCGTTGATAGATGTTGAAGCAGCTGCCAATGCTGCAGCCATACAACTCATGTCATTCAAGGAGACTTTGGATAATGAAAGTGAA GGTTCTAGACATTCTTTGTCTGACAGCCGTAGGACATCGAGGCAAAGAAACCTTTTGCTGGACAAGTTGGAAGTTTTCAAACGGATAAATAAGTCTGTTCGACAGCAGTTAAAGGAACTTCAGGAATCAGAG GCTAATAGACTTGagtctgacagacacactgatATTTTGTTGGAGAAACTAACAGAGGCTGAATGTGAAAATCAG CACTTGAAAAGAGATCTAAACGACAAAGAAAGAAGAGTTGAGGAGCTTATGGATATGCGAAATAAAGAAATG GACTACTTTCATAACATAGTTCATATGACCAAGTCTGTAGAGACTACACGGGCACACCTGCAGAGCCAGCTCCGCAGCAAGGAAGCTGAAAACAACCGCCTGACAGTGCAACTTCGG GGGTTGGAGAGAAGTCTTATGACACAGAAGCTTGAGGCTGAGGATCTAAGAAGAGAGATCACCACTTTGTCCGGGAAGGCAGGGCAGGAGAAGGAAGCCCTGAAGAAGGCCACCCGTGCCCAGAAACACAGGGCGGAGAAGTTTGAAGCTGCTGTGGACAAATGCTACAGTCagctgagagagaag GATGTGCAGCTTTTGGAGGCTGGCGCAGAGAGGGACACATGGAGGAGACAGCTGGAGCAGAGTGCAGATGATAGAGAACATCTGGAAGGACAGATAGATCTGCTCAAATG CAAAATTGCAGACATGACTGAGAAGttgcaaaaagagagagaagaattcACCGCTGGAAATGAGATCCTGCTGCAGAAAGTGGAGAATCTCAACACTGAAAATGGAAACCACAGCCTTGATAATGCCACTCTAAAG GCCTCTGTTTCTGCTCTGGAGCAGCAGCTGGCCTGCTCTGAGGCAACTGTAGAAGAACAGAACGACGTCCTTCAGAAGAGGAAAGAGCAGGCGGAGCAATATCAAAGTCAG GTGTCAGCACTCCAGGAAGAGGTGGCTGACCTGAGGATGAAGTGTAATAGCCTcctcagagaaacagagaacatCCGAGAGGGAAAAGAAGCAGAGATCAAGAAG GTCAGGCAGCAGCTGGAGGGGCGAATGATGGAGCTCGAGGGTTACACCGAGTCACTGAGATCAGCCAAACACAGTCTTGCCGAGAGCCAGGAGAGCCTGCGGCGCTCTGAGGAGAGATGTGCAGACAAGTCAGAGTCCATTAGGCAACTGAAGGTCAAG ATGGAATGTCAAAGGGACAACCTGGCATCGTCTTTGGAGATGAAAGAATCCCTTCATAAGGCAAACTCACAGTTGCAGGAGAAAGTAGATTATCTTCAAAA GAGGATGGATGATATGCAGCAGGAGAACCAAGAGCTGCTCCACAAACTGATTGGCCAGGAGGAGGCCctgcagtacagcagccgaaGTCTGGAACAGAGGTCTGCTGAGTGCCAGGCCCTCAACCGTCAGCTGGAGGCCACGCTGGCAGATGTCAGACAACAG GTCATCAAAGTAAAAGAGAAGGCGGTCTCTAGGGAGGGTGCACTTCAGACTAAGATCCTGGAACTGGAGGCTgaaaagagacggagagagaatgagttGAAGCAGCTTAAGATAAACATGCAGTCT gctgagaAAAAGTTTGATGTTCGTCTAAAGGACTTGCAGCTCAGCCTGGACCACTCAGAAAGTCACAAACGGAGCATTCAGAACTACGTGGATTTCCTTAAAAACTCCTACGCGACCATGTTTGACGAGGGGCTATCGCCATCTGGTTTTGGATCAACCTATTTTCTGAAGTGA
- the LOC134036437 gene encoding outer dense fiber protein 2-like isoform X2, whose amino-acid sequence MRRQLSTTCEDMEGSPEPGRGSSRISSNRHYSPEMEANSFGDFASTGKSPLLKALIDVEAAANAAAIQLMSFKETLDNESEGSRHSLSDSRRTSRQRNLLLDKLEVFKRINKSVRQQLKELQESEANRLESDRHTDILLEKLTEAECENQHLKRDLNDKERRVEELMDMRNKEMDYFHNIVHMTKSVETTRAHLQSQLRSKEAENNRLTVQLRGLERSLMTQKLEAEDLRREITTLSGKAGQEKEALKKATRAQKHRAEKFEAAVDKCYSQLREKDVQLLEAGAERDTWRRQLEQSADDREHLEGQIDLLKCKIADMTEKLQKEREEFTAGNEILLQKVENLNTENGNHSLDNATLKASVSALEQQLACSEATVEEQNDVLQKRKEQAEQYQSQVSALQEEVADLRMKCNSLLRETENIREGKEAEIKKVRQQLEGRMMELEGYTESLRSAKHSLAESQESLRRSEERCADKSESIRQLKVKMECQRDNLASSLEMKESLHKANSQLQEKVDYLQKRMDDMQQENQELLHKLIGQEEALQYSSRSLEQRSAECQALNRQLEATLADVRQQVIKVKEKAVSREGALQTKILELEAEKRRRENELKQLKINMQSAEKKFDVRLKDLQLSLDHSESHKRSIQNYVDFLKNSYATMFDEGLSPSGFGSTYFLK is encoded by the exons ATGAGAAGACAACTCTCTACG ACTTGCGAAGACATGGAAGGATCGCCAGAACCAGGTAGAGGTAGCAGCAGGATCAGCAGCAACAGACACTATAGCCCAGAGATGGAGGCTAACAG TTTTGGAGACTTTGCTTCTACAGGAAAGAGTCCCTTGCTCAAAGCGTTGATAGATGTTGAAGCAGCTGCCAATGCTGCAGCCATACAACTCATGTCATTCAAGGAGACTTTGGATAATGAAAGTGAA GGTTCTAGACATTCTTTGTCTGACAGCCGTAGGACATCGAGGCAAAGAAACCTTTTGCTGGACAAGTTGGAAGTTTTCAAACGGATAAATAAGTCTGTTCGACAGCAGTTAAAGGAACTTCAGGAATCAGAG GCTAATAGACTTGagtctgacagacacactgatATTTTGTTGGAGAAACTAACAGAGGCTGAATGTGAAAATCAG CACTTGAAAAGAGATCTAAACGACAAAGAAAGAAGAGTTGAGGAGCTTATGGATATGCGAAATAAAGAAATG GACTACTTTCATAACATAGTTCATATGACCAAGTCTGTAGAGACTACACGGGCACACCTGCAGAGCCAGCTCCGCAGCAAGGAAGCTGAAAACAACCGCCTGACAGTGCAACTTCGG GGGTTGGAGAGAAGTCTTATGACACAGAAGCTTGAGGCTGAGGATCTAAGAAGAGAGATCACCACTTTGTCCGGGAAGGCAGGGCAGGAGAAGGAAGCCCTGAAGAAGGCCACCCGTGCCCAGAAACACAGGGCGGAGAAGTTTGAAGCTGCTGTGGACAAATGCTACAGTCagctgagagagaag GATGTGCAGCTTTTGGAGGCTGGCGCAGAGAGGGACACATGGAGGAGACAGCTGGAGCAGAGTGCAGATGATAGAGAACATCTGGAAGGACAGATAGATCTGCTCAAATG CAAAATTGCAGACATGACTGAGAAGttgcaaaaagagagagaagaattcACCGCTGGAAATGAGATCCTGCTGCAGAAAGTGGAGAATCTCAACACTGAAAATGGAAACCACAGCCTTGATAATGCCACTCTAAAG GCCTCTGTTTCTGCTCTGGAGCAGCAGCTGGCCTGCTCTGAGGCAACTGTAGAAGAACAGAACGACGTCCTTCAGAAGAGGAAAGAGCAGGCGGAGCAATATCAAAGTCAG GTGTCAGCACTCCAGGAAGAGGTGGCTGACCTGAGGATGAAGTGTAATAGCCTcctcagagaaacagagaacatCCGAGAGGGAAAAGAAGCAGAGATCAAGAAG GTCAGGCAGCAGCTGGAGGGGCGAATGATGGAGCTCGAGGGTTACACCGAGTCACTGAGATCAGCCAAACACAGTCTTGCCGAGAGCCAGGAGAGCCTGCGGCGCTCTGAGGAGAGATGTGCAGACAAGTCAGAGTCCATTAGGCAACTGAAGGTCAAG ATGGAATGTCAAAGGGACAACCTGGCATCGTCTTTGGAGATGAAAGAATCCCTTCATAAGGCAAACTCACAGTTGCAGGAGAAAGTAGATTATCTTCAAAA GAGGATGGATGATATGCAGCAGGAGAACCAAGAGCTGCTCCACAAACTGATTGGCCAGGAGGAGGCCctgcagtacagcagccgaaGTCTGGAACAGAGGTCTGCTGAGTGCCAGGCCCTCAACCGTCAGCTGGAGGCCACGCTGGCAGATGTCAGACAACAG GTCATCAAAGTAAAAGAGAAGGCGGTCTCTAGGGAGGGTGCACTTCAGACTAAGATCCTGGAACTGGAGGCTgaaaagagacggagagagaatgagttGAAGCAGCTTAAGATAAACATGCAGTCT gctgagaAAAAGTTTGATGTTCGTCTAAAGGACTTGCAGCTCAGCCTGGACCACTCAGAAAGTCACAAACGGAGCATTCAGAACTACGTGGATTTCCTTAAAAACTCCTACGCGACCATGTTTGACGAGGGGCTATCGCCATCTGGTTTTGGATCAACCTATTTTCTGAAGTGA